The Anastrepha obliqua isolate idAnaObli1 chromosome 5, idAnaObli1_1.0, whole genome shotgun sequence DNA window agacaatttacTAGCTTAAGATTAGATTACTGAGTAAGTTTGTATTTGGTGTATACGAGCCCTGAATAATGTACATCTattggttgttgttgcagtaGCAACCTTACTCAGCCCTGCCTTGGTTGGCATCCCCGAGGTCGTCTAACAGTGGGCCCGagaaaagtattattttaaagGGATTGAGCCACAGGAAAATGGAATGAATTGGTATACGCTGAGTATTGTCAAATATTCATCGTTGTGTACTCAATCTACGAAACCACAATACTCTTAATAGCCAGCTCCCGCTGTCATCTGCAAAGGTAATAGTTTATCTCCATGGACATTCGCGAACTTTCGTCACTGCATCACtgtaattcaattcaatgaGCAAGCTCTGTGGTCGACGATCAACGgtggtatttaaattttaaaattaaaaaataaaccgaaTGTTTCCCCGATAGTGGGTTCTATGATACTGAAACAACAAGGATTTAAATCGGGTCAAGTACTGCCAGGTATACTGTATGCTGTTAAACACAACCAACACTCTCTCCGACCACCTTTTCCACAATATGGACAGACGTCAAAGCCATCGGTATTAAACGGTACAGCAGCCATTTATTCTGCGGGAGCCAATAGAAAAAGCTACATATCTGTCAGAAACATAAATACGCCCTAAATATTGCTGAACGTTATAGACAGTGTTTGGTATCTGCTACAgtaataaaaacatgaaattattaGCGATGAATTTTACAGAATGAAAcgaccgaaacgacccggatttatattcccGCATTCCCCGTTCacgtatgggaaatgtttatgctgttacaacaacaccaacataaTCATTTCTCCTTACCTTCATCATCATTGGAAACTAAATTCGTAATAATCTCTGTTGCGACACGATGAGCATCCAACAAATTTGCTACATCTTTCATCGCGATTTCACTTTGTGTTGGCAATTCTTGGCGTCGTCTGCGCAAAGCAGCGGCTTCTTCCGTCTcttctgtaaaaataaacacacaaGTTGAACCAaacatgttttgaaaattattcatattatattttgatcCAAACCCTCTTCTGTTTCCATATTTATATCCAGTACTGGCACACACTCATTGCGTTCATTTTCAACACGTCCATTCAACACATTTGACAAGGCTTCTTGCTGGTCAATAGCTAATGTTTGTGCTAAGCAATTTAAGATATTGCTAGTGTATGCCGCTGACAAAGCTGGCACATTTGACAAAATACCTAATAAAGACTCAAGTTAATAGATTTAATtcgaattatattattaaatatatatacccGCTCCTAAGGTCCTCAGATAATGTTGTCCATAACCACCCGTTAGTTCGAGCAAACTTAACAGCGCAGGTACATGCTGAGTCAACACATTCCATACCCTTTGATTACTCTCCGACACCACTAATATGCACTGAGCAACTGATATTGCtatatctaaaccaaaaattgtaTGATCTAGGCAACGAATTAAGCTCCCAATTAATTGCGTTTGATTAAAAGTGTCCAGCGCTATCGTTGAACTCTCGCAAAGATTCCATAGGAGATTTATAGCCTGCAAAAATGTGTCTGATCGTATATCTAATTGGCCGCCCATTGCACTATCAAAGTTCGGTATCCATTCGGTGTTTTGGGCGTATTCGTCGAGCAGAGTTAAAAGTGGCGTGAGCACGTCCTGCTCAACAAAAATGTCACATACTTCCTAATAAGAAAAAccgtttaataaatattttttatttgtgtttcaaTTGAAATAGCTTACGGGCATACACACGGTGAAGTTACGTAGCGCTCCTGCAGCTGCATTTCGCAAAGGTTGATCACGATCAAACATATATGGAGCTGCTATTCGTATAATGTCACTTTCGCAAATGGCAGTTAATTTGTCCTTTTTGCCAGATTGCACTAGCACAGCAAGTGATTgcaaagcatttaatttttcttcgacATTTACATTCAATAGTTGCTCTCGCATTGTATCAACCGGACCCAATCCATTGTCCATTAAATCTTCATCGCCGTTCAAAAAGTCATTAAGGCTAGTAGTTCCCAAAGGATTGGAATTCGCAATATGCCGTACTCGGTTACGCCTCGTTTTACCCATTTTTAACGCTCCAATTCACTAAAGATTTTACTCTTCCACTAGTATTCAGCAGAAGGCAACACGATGGAACAAATTCAAACCCCCCACGTGCACgaacacaacaacaataagttgCATACTTCACTTTGTACATTATTTAGCGGTTTACACTTTTTATTGAGAATTCTCCTTTTCGAacttcgttttgttttgtttcatttcctttgtacatattttgcaaatttttcgaatttcttcATCATTTATTCGAACCCGTTCATTAGAATGGGATGCCGTATTAAAGGTTTTGCTTCCAATAACTTAAATACACGACTTCGATTCTCCACTCGAGATCAGAAAGGGGTCGGCAATCCTAACGAGAAGttcgaataaaatacaaattctaTTGTTAAATCATAGCTGCCTTTTCGTACTTTAACAACTAGAGTTAGTGCTTTCTGATaattcaaatgcaaaaaaaaaacatgcttcAGTGCCCAAATGCAGAAGTTGAACGCTTTTTCAGcgaaatgaaaactttaaaaagcaaaattcttAACCATTTGCCCGTACTTCGTAAATATTCCACATAAAAAacgttcaaaaaaagaaaattgttggtGTGACAATTATAATATACCGGATGATGTAAATTGTTACATTGATGATAAACAcgtctattaaaatttaaaatatgactTTAAACTAGTCTTGTGGCCACAAGTTCAAAATGATGTGGGAGTATACcttgatatacatttttttcagaacCGTTAGGAGCGAgtaaattttgtacttttatatgtttattgtttacaattttttacaaaataaatgtcCGAGTTGAACTTTCAAACTCTAAAATATGcaggaaaaataatataacgCTTCCACCGTAGCTTAATTTTGGGTTTACTGTCCCTAGTGCGTTTAGACGCAAAACCCAGACAACTCAGTTGTCAAATCTCTTACAAATATCAAAATTCAGACCCATTTTGAGTCCATCTTTCGCAGCGAACATGTGCTGGCTTTGCATGCATTTCAATATTAGTAAAGTATTAgtattaaagtatttatttaagcaatttttctcttttgttgttgtattcctatcgaaacatggcaacaatATTTTACAGTTTGTAATATGGAGGCAATTTAATTGGCTTCCGGCGTCTAAAATGTATATTTAGATGGCGTTGGTAAATCGgctgattcgttttttttttttttctttcattgtgttcatgtggctgtcagcacagaataagacaaggataattaatttttaggataattaattttccaatactttgccttgacaatcaaacgtacaaaatattgttgttggtctagtgccaccactttTAATAAATACGCCCCGATATACATGCATTTCCATGGAACACGCAGTGGGATTCAGTTAACACTGCTCTCAAATCCAAACGTGCAATCCCCAACCTTGTCTTTGATGGAATAGTATTGCTATGTatgtttttctcaaataaaacgTGTCCTTATAATTCCTCTGAGCTCGATCACTAGTTtgctaaataaaattcataaactaACATAACAGGAAACCCAACTtgcttactttatttaatttcaatgattAATCCCTTTATATCAATATGTACCTTTCCATGTTCACACTTCAACTTAAGATTGATTACCTTGTGTGCATACACTTTTGCTCATATACATATGCTTATCAACGAATTTCTAAATGTAGCACCTCGAGCGAatgaatatattatacatatatgtataagcacAAGGTAATCAGTATTTAGTTGAGCATGTGAAAGTGGAAATGTTCGAAGGATATAAATTGATCAAGCCAAGACTTAGACATAAGATCCACTACTTAGGCCAACCTACCATACCAGCATCACGTGTAGCTGGTTAACCTAATCTCCACTTAACTTAGAAAACATACGTTCTAATGTTATGTTTTTACGTAAGCCAAGAGAATTATGTAGCCATATCATTTTTTtacctattttgaataaaattcctCCAAATAAGCCGTACAAAATAGATTTgtcgtacaaatgtaaaacatatGGCAACGCACCAAAGACAACTGTCGAATATAAAGAAGacgtaaacaaaacaaaacagcgTGAACACAAGTGTAAATATGTACGATGGGAAACAAATACGCGCCAGCTGTAACCCTGATGGAGTGCTGAGTAAAAATCGCTATGCTTATACGAAAACTAAGTAAAATCTAAGTCTTTAGTAAGAGGACTCTAagcattgaaattaaataaagcaagcaAGTTGTTATCCCATTAGtttatgagttttatttatCAATCAGTAATCGaacccagaaaaaaaaaacgtaacaaTTGGTTTCAGAAGTGGGATTGTTAAATGAAGCAACATAAATCAAGATCCTAAGTGAACTGAAGATTCGGTAACTTAAGAAGGAATTGGAGCCAGGTGGTTTATCAACTTATGGAAACAAAGCAGAGTCTCTAGTACGACTGCCGGAGACTATGCAGGCAGAGGGCGTCAATGTAGACGAATATGTGTTCCAGCTGTAAACTGAGGAATAGATTAAATTCGAAGTGTGGGTTGTAGGCTCTACCATCAAAGAGTTCAGACATGGATGTGATGATGGCTGGAATGTCGTGACGAATATCTTCGCAAATGTCATTGCAGATTTCGCAAATGACATCGCAGATGTTGCAAGTGCGATCGCAGACATCTCAAATGTCAGAGAAGCTATCGTCGCAGATGAATGCCCACCTGGAAAATCAGGATACACACATACCACAGTTAGAGGTAGATAAGACACATTTAACGTTTTAACAGGCTGAAGCCGATGCAGTGAAAGCCCGGCTCTGTGGACTACAACTAAATCGCCCGTATATGTTAGCCAGTGACCCTAAAGTAAAAGCTCCATCCTTCGATGGCACTTTACCATTCACAATCGTTACGCTCCAGTtcgaaacaacagcaacaacaaataagtGGAGCACTGCCGATAATGTTGGTgcattgattgttgttgttgttgttgtagcagcacctttgccctgtcagagtagcgtaatcaccggtcgtcttcgtctagctcatctaccggtaggcccaggaaactagctgtttcaacgggttgggtccagagggagaggggtgttaggtgagtgggtttaatggggcatgtgaaaaggtggttagtgtcatgcggggtgccttcacatgctggacatatgtttagtatgtcggggccGATTCTGGATAAGAAGGAGTTTAACCtattacaatatccagaacgtaattgtgccaaggttacgcggaactctcggggaagtcgaagctcttcgtctgggattggtggtggttggactccgataacggcattcgggggtcgggagcttaagaaggtggtgagagtctcccgatgaatgtcgtttatggcctgtctgtacactgtccgatccagtggCTGTCTGTTGGTTTTGTCtgagatctcgtccgcgtagttgaggagATGCCTcttgatgtgcctgggaggtgatTCAGGTTCGAGCagatgtctgcatgggtgaaGCCTGCGGTGACGTCAGAAGACATTCTGTCGCGGTTCTTAATGCAGGTCTgcagcttcgtccactgcgactcactggttccaggcgaccagacaggcacagcacagtttagaaccggtcggcctattgctttaaaagtcgacagcaacatttccttgtctttgccccaagtgctgccggcgagcgacttgagaaccttgttgcgattctgtactttagttgcaaAAGCaattgtatgcgctgagaaggagagcaaatcGTTAAAGCTTACTCCAaatattttggggttgttaaccgtCGGTTAACTTCCACCTTGAGTTGTAGCTtgattcccatggcagccggttctacgttatcggaatgactcgggtttttcccgaccaagggctgccaccccagtaaactagccctgtctagtgtactgTATCCCGCTGCATTGATTGTCTCACTTAATGGTTCCGGAGAGACATTACGATAGTGACCACAAGCACCAAATATTCCAGATAGGACTGCCGAATCGACGCCAGAAGACAAATGAGAACATGCAGGAATGGGTAGGTAACAGGGATCAATACGCAAGTGCTAAGAATAAGGCATCAGGGTTATACGGAATCCGGACCCGAAACGGGTATCATGAAAATGTATAATTTGCGCTGACACAAAACAGCAGCTCGCGTAAGCAAGCCAGTTTGAATTTCACATCACTGTATCAAATAAACTGTAACCAACTGtataccatttttattttatgttaaattaaacctttttcaaaataaatgaaaatttattgaaattaaattaagctaTTTCCATATTCAGTGAAAAgtgtttcaaattaaataaaacagtcTTCTCTAGTTCTTATCGAAAATTAATCGAAAGCAGGCGGCTAGTTGGTTTGTTGGTTAAAGTGTtgattcttccagaattcaactagcgcttccgcaccattttgttgccacatcctcgttaccaacttgtttaacggctTAAGAACATctttaggttgttgacgtctaagccggacagttgttcgagattcttgaacagcggttggcccagggttaacattttgtccttccatagagcagggcattcatagaggaaatggaagattgtttccttattctccggttgtttacaactgtgacagtatgtattgtgagggatacccattttggtaTCCCGTCGTTTGGGCCATagcgttctgctaattttgcatttcgtttggtttttccacctacaatccgcgattcggaggtattttagggaaattgtactcttggctgcacctaatggtgtgaatatcgattctgcaagagcgttattcatggcagatccccctcttgccagctCCTCTGCGTTTTCGTTACCTTCCGATGACCCgcgacccagattaaggtaattttatggttttcactcatgGTGGTGAGGCTagtagccgaacccagtgcctggaatgcagcttggctatccgaaagaatagcgatattatccttaaaagagaaatctgtgaTTAGTAGCTTACAGGCTTCCCAATtgtcagtacttccgcctggaagatactgctggtattagggagacgcacagatttctcaattttaagtctgagaagtgagaatatataccagctccaacaccgcagtccattttactgccatccgtATACACTGTAGTGTCGAACTTGTTTAAAGAGattcccttattccattcttccttagatggaaagagggtggcaaaattcctattgaatgttaccgtcgggacgatgtagtcagttttcaccgagattaactgagtttgtcgcaatagaGACtatgccgtcttcttaatatgtatgtCTATTGGAGTAACGTGTGTCAGTTCATTGAGAGCCTCTCCAGGACAGGATCTGATTGCACcaaccgttattgcacaggctggcCTTTGTATTCTTAATTatgtaatttggtattgtactctctctctctagagctttccaccaaactaccgaactaTACGATAAAATAGATCGAAAAaaccgtcttatacagccataatgtacgcacctctattaagttttgttaggactttgctaataacgcataaccagagaagtggagataatactcccccctgtggagtacccctgtggaccttcttggttatgcttTGATGATtatggtttctagcatagagattacccaattactgatgcaattgTCTACCTCTAAgcctatcaacgcccgttggatggcatctgtactaacattgtcaaaggcgccttctatatccaagaatgccgtcatggtataatgtttgttctctagagagccctctattgttcggattacctcgtttagcgctgtctccgtagatttgcctatAAGGTACACATGTTGTGCAATTGATATACCatagctctccaaagagcttctcaGATATATATCAAAAAGTCTgtcaaaggtttttaacaggaaagatgAAAGAGTGATTGGCCTATAGTCCtccgctgattcatgtccccacCTGCCTTTTTTtggaatgaagacgaccttgactagtttccaactatctggaatatgacctAGGTTTGAACAcggtttaaaaatttcctctagccatggtaggatacagtccgaggtttcctgtaacatctttagAATGATCCCACCTGGGCCCGGAGATTTAAACggtgaaaaagatttaattgcccatgcaactttctcgtcacatcctgtgaactatataatggaattaaaaatgtgtttaagtgttttttagctACAATACATGTTCTGGGATTACCTTCTATCCGTTTATGGGGACAGATGCCTGTAAACGGCTAATTCCTCCTGatcttcattaaaattattttaaatgaagaagtcaatatagaCGCattggcgtcagtgacctgaatacaaaaaaaacaaaatttttattgtttattaatgtcataatttctatatgacattaaattcgcggaataaaacgcttaaaaaaatgaattttggggaaaattttcctattttattatttcgaaaatttttcgaaaacttgtaaattcacaaaaaattaatatcataaaaaagatgtgtgcaaaatttcagggagatcggtcaataacttttcgagttatcgtgtacgccaattcgaaaaatatagttttgagaaaaacgtgtcTAAAGTCGGTAacataactatacctctcccagcgttcaaacgcaaagaatagagtcgtcaaggttaacgatctataatataagaaatacttaaatttacgttctaaaaattgtttgacatattcttaaaggattatattaacattttatgaaaaaaaaattttgttattttcgaaattttacaggtatatgTTCCCTTATAGTAGATATTGTAGTTTTTTCCAGTGAATCCTTTTACCTCGGTGCTCCGCACTCAGGGTTTCTGAATTAATGTGGTTTCCAGCGGCTAAATACTGTGTTTATACAGGGCGACTCAAAGCGAACCCATGCAAGGTACCAGcataaagaaataaacttaAGTCAAAATTAGTGTAAATTTGTTACTTCTATGCCACCAAAAAGGTAATATTAAGGTCTACGCAAACAGGTCAGACTCACATAATTTTGAAACGCATTcctctttcaaaatttttatttattggctTGATTTGCGCAATGGGATCCTCTGCACCAGCAGTACCGCTTCTGTTTGAGTGCTCTCATATACCGCCATGACATGAATGGCAAAATACAGGGGCTGTGACgtcactacaaaaaataaacaagcgAAAAGAACACAGAAAGCAAATGGAAAACCAAGAATGGTAGAACAAATCGTGTACACATACATTTGCACACaatggtttgtttattttctgtactgacGTAGCTTAGCTgtcaaatttgtcaaaaatgacGCCATGGTATTGACGCCGCATATCGTATGGGATTATATCGCTCTATATTGTACCGCACCTGTTTGCGCGAACCTTTAATTTTCAACGATGGTATGGTACggataatatttcatttttgaaacGATAGCCCTGTTTATTCACTGcgaatatttaaagaattcaaGGATGTTTTCGCGAATTTGAAgtatgtattgttgttgtttttgttcttgtgATGAGCCGATTTCGCTTCAAGCTATTGGAGCTATTGCTATTGCGCCAGCTAAACAACTATGCATCAGTTATTTTTCCAAACGATATAAAAATGATCATTTGTCATTTAAAGTGACATTATTAATAAACTTCAAATTAGTTTTCCAAATGGCTCAGACGATATGATCAACAGGTAGTCAAAATGAATGAGTTATAATATTTCTGATTttggaatttaaaataaaatccacCGAAACATATTCGTGTTCAAACACAATTTATATTCTCTATAAAACTAAATGTTGGCAACTATTAAGAAAGCGTTAAGGCAATGAAGT harbors:
- the LOC129248409 gene encoding HEAT repeat-containing protein 3, encoding MGKTRRNRVRHIANSNPLGTTSLNDFLNGDEDLMDNGLGPVDTMREQLLNVNVEEKLNALQSLAVLVQSGKKDKLTAICESDIIRIAAPYMFDRDQPLRNAAAGALRNFTVCMPEVCDIFVEQDVLTPLLTLLDEYAQNTEWIPNFDSAMGGQLDIRSDTFLQAINLLWNLCESSTIALDTFNQTQLIGSLIRCLDHTIFGLDIAISVAQCILVVSESNQRVWNVLTQHVPALLSLLELTGGYGQHYLRTLGAGILSNVPALSAAYTSNILNCLAQTLAIDQQEALSNVLNGRVENERNECVPVLDINMETEEEETEEAAALRRRRQELPTQSEIAMKDVANLLDAHRVATEIITNLVSNDDEEWVDSEGEDASEGEGVVDYEVENSNSNGDIQDLDKLPAELVEIIKSLGIVQKLWQKAQVLPDNVAQSLREVSLGLVMKVKNLRISSLLCLQNLCNALSPEDMGGAKAIYDVWVELGQQVFKGPQDVTVMEPATSLMRAALERLKPNKELFGQMADNDLELIFNGVKNCSVAEIRANWLRMLGTLGCLLPETLVRTIITFIVEACVEEDDVWTISEALDSLMDMFADNDWPKIIVELNLPEVLKKLEKMFRNKIRQQRRELKERYPAVQTVRTNLSRFIRYMEIEADKYGKNA